Proteins encoded together in one Anopheles merus strain MAF unplaced genomic scaffold, AmerM5.1 LNR4000269, whole genome shotgun sequence window:
- the LOC121602027 gene encoding histone H2B-like encodes MALKTSGKAAKKSGKAQKNISKSDKKKKRKTRKESYAIYIYKVLKQVHPDTGISSKAMSIMNSFVNDIFERIAAEASRLAHYNKRSTITSREIQTAVRLLLPGELAKHAVSEGTKAVTKYTSSK; translated from the coding sequence ATGGCACTCAAAACCAGTGGAAAAGCTGCGAAGAAGTCTGGCAAAGcccagaaaaatatttccaagtccgacaagaaaaagaagcgcaaGACCCGCAAGGAAAGCTACGCTATTTACATCTACAAAGTGTTGAAGCAAGTCCACCCGGATACTGGCATCTCTTCGAAGGCCATGAGCATCATGAACAGTTTCGTCAACGATATCTTCGAACGCATTGCTGCCGAGGCGTCCCGCTTGGCGCACTACAACAAACGTTCGACGATCACGTCCCGCGAAATCCAAACCGCTgttcgtctgctgctgcctggtgAGCTTGCCAAGCACGCCGTCTCCGAAGGAACGAAGGCTGTCACAAAGTACACCAGCTCGAAGTAA
- the LOC121602022 gene encoding uncharacterized protein LOC121602022 codes for MPGPSHPVRDALPPEPPQRARSLPPWMDRNNEFGDMKFLVLEPLKGFKLPQNPWIISKSITNVVGELTESSHSMEFGQKYLIKTRNLAQYTKMQSITQLIDGTKVSITPHATLNTVQCVIFAPELKGLKDEEILLNMESQNVKQVRRFTRKVNDEIQPTNSFLIRVEAGKIPESLRVGLLQVRTKPYYPKPMLCYKCASFGHTKVRCSKGQVCGNCGTAAHGECSTHPACVNCKGEHSAFSRECPAFQFEEQVIKIKVDHNCTYKEARQMALQQHQQTSAVQQRITFAQQTTTVDEKDIKIKRLEEEQNELKKTILEQMKKMDTQSKLIEALLKKLKEPNVNLQNNKNNTTNEATTQIEENQSKTQSNNVCNSNNNIEATDNPETDNETNDQETMSTSDTESENSAASIISAQSRKRNHNLENVSSEEEELRNAVKNMASNEIAVISPIASPTLPSEQRSPTAKPSKKKHRH; via the coding sequence ATGCCGGGACCCTCGCATCCTGTACGGGATGCACTTCCGCCCGAGCCTCCCCAGAGAGCTCGATCATTACCACCATGGATGGACCGTAATAACGAGTTTGGGGACATGAAGTTCCTCGTTCTCGAGCCGTTGAAAGGCTTTAAGCTCCCGCAAAACCCATGGATCATTTCAAAGAGCATTACCAACGTGGTTGGAGAGCTTACCGAAAGCAGCCACTCGATGGAATTTGGGCAGAAATATCTCATCAAAACCCGAAACCTTGCGcagtacacaaaaatgcaaagcaTCACGCAACTCATCGACGGTACGAAAGTATCCATCACCCCTCACGCTACGTTGAACACAGTCCAGTGCGTAATATTCGCCCCGGAGCTGAAAGGACTGAAGGACGAAGAAATTCTGCTGAACATGGAAAGTCAAAACGTCAAGCAAGTCCGACGATTCACCCGAAAGGTGAATGACGAAATACAACCAACGAACTCTTTCCTGATACGCGTGGAAGCTGGAAAAATACCGGAATCCCTTCGCGTAGGGCTGTTGCAGGTGCGAACGAAACCATACTACCCAAAACCAATGCTGTGCTACAAATGCGCCAGCTTTGGGCACACAAAAGTACGCTGCTCAAAGGGACAGGTCTGTGGAAACTGCGGAACCGCAGCACACGGAGAATGTTCGACCCATCCCGCTTGCGTGAACTGCAAAGGCGAACACAGCGCGTTCTCTCGCGAATGCCCTGCGTTCCAATTTGAAGAACaagtcataaaaataaaagtcgACCACAACTGCACCTACAAGGAAGCTCGGCAAATGGCactccaacaacatcagcaaacAAGTGCTGTACAGCAGCGAATCACATTTGCGCAACAAACTACAACGGTGGATGAAAAAGACATCAAAATCAAGCGGCTCGAAGAAGAACAGAACGAACTGAAGAAAACGATCCTAGAACAGATGAAAAAAATGGATACCCAGAGCAAGCTCATCGAAGCTCTTCTGAAGAAACTGAAAGAACCAAATGTAAATTTAcagaataataagaataacacAACTAACGAAGCCACAACACAAATCGAAGAAAATCAAAGCAAGACCCAATCCAACAATGtctgcaacagcaacaacaatattgaagcaacGGATAACCCCGAAACCGACAACGAAACGAATGACCAGGAAACGATGTCTACATCCGACACAGAATCAGAAAATTCGGCCGCATCCATCATTTCAGCACAATCCCGCAAACGAAACCACAACCTGGAAAACGTTtcatcagaagaagaagaattaagaAATGCAGTGAAAAACATGGCATCCAACGAAATCGCAGTCATCTCGCCCATCGCTTCTCCCACTCTTCCCTCGGAACAACGATCACCAACTGCCAAACCatcgaagaaaaaacatcGCCACTGA
- the LOC121602023 gene encoding uncharacterized protein LOC121602023: protein MPGPSHPVRDALPPEPPQRARSLPPWMDRNNEFGDMKFLVLEPLKGFKLPQNPWIISKSITNVVGELTESSHSMEFGQKYLIKTRNLAQYTKMQSITQLIDGTKVSITPHATLNTVQCVIFAPELKGLKDEEILLNMESQNVKQVRRFTRKVNDEIQPTNSFLIRVEAGKIPESLRVGLLQVRTKPYYPKPMLCYKCASFGHTKVRCSKGQVCGNCGTAAHGECSTHPACVNCKGEHSAFSRECPAFQFEEQVIKIKVDHNCTYKEARQMALQQHQQTSAVQQRITFAQQTTTVDEKDIKIKRLEEEQNELKKTILEQMKKMDTQSKLIEALLKKLKEPNVNLQNNKNNTTNEATTQIEENQSKTQSNNVCNSNNNIEATDNPETDNETNDQETMSTSDTESENSAASIISAQSRKRNHNLENVSSEEEELRNAVKNMASNEIAVISPIASPTLPSEQRSPTAKPSKKKHRH, encoded by the coding sequence ATGCCGGGACCCTCGCATCCTGTACGGGATGCACTTCCGCCCGAGCCTCCCCAGAGAGCTCGATCATTACCACCATGGATGGACCGTAATAACGAGTTTGGGGACATGAAGTTCCTCGTTCTCGAGCCGTTGAAAGGCTTTAAGCTCCCGCAAAACCCATGGATCATTTCAAAGAGCATTACCAACGTGGTTGGAGAGCTTACCGAAAGCAGCCACTCGATGGAATTTGGGCAGAAATATCTCATCAAAACCCGAAACCTTGcacagtacacaaaaatgcaaagcaTCACGCAACTCATCGACGGTACGAAAGTATCCATCACCCCTCACGCTACGTTGAACACAGTCCAGTGCGTAATATTCGCCCCGGAGCTGAAAGGACTGAAGGACGAAGAAATTCTGCTGAACATGGAAAGTCAAAACGTCAAGCAAGTCCGACGATTCACCCGAAAGGTGAATGACGAAATACAACCAACGAACTCTTTCCTGATACGCGTGGAAGCTGGAAAAATACCGGAATCCCTTCGCGTAGGGCTGTTGCAGGTGCGAACGAAACCATACTACCCAAAACCAATGCTGTGCTACAAATGCGCCAGCTTTGGGCACACAAAAGTACGCTGCTCAAAGGGACAGGTCTGTGGAAACTGCGGAACCGCAGCACACGGAGAATGTTCGACCCATCCCGCTTGCGTGAACTGCAAAGGCGAACACAGCGCGTTCTCTCGCGAATGCCCTGCGTTCCAATTTGAAGAACaagtcataaaaataaaagtcgACCACAACTGCACCTACAAGGAAGCTCGGCAAATGGCactccaacaacatcagcaaacAAGTGCTGTACAGCAGCGAATCACATTTGCGCAACAAACTACAACGGTGGATGAAAAAGACATCAAAATCAAGCGGCTCGAAGAAGAACAGAACGAACTGAAGAAAACGATCCTAGAACAGATGAAAAAAATGGATACCCAGAGCAAGCTCATCGAAGCTCTTCTGAAGAAACTGAAAGAACCAAATGTAAATTTAcagaataataagaataacacAACTAACGAAGCCACAACACAAATCGAAGAAAATCAAAGCAAGACCCAATCCAACAATGtctgcaacagcaacaacaatattgaagcaacGGATAACCCCGAAACCGACAACGAAACGAATGACCAGGAAACGATGTCTACATCCGACACAGAATCAGAAAATTCGGCCGCATCCATCATTTCAGCACAATCCCGCAAACGAAACCACAACCTGGAAAACGTTtcatcagaagaagaagaattaagaAATGCAGTGAAAAACATGGCATCCAACGAAATCGCAGTCATCTCGCCCATCGCTTCTCCCACTCTTCCCTCGGAACAACGATCACCAACTGCCAAACCatcgaagaaaaaacatcGCCACTGA